A single genomic interval of Syntrophobotulus glycolicus DSM 8271 harbors:
- a CDS encoding DEAD/DEAH box helicase gives MKFEELNIITPIMKALKAEGYEAPTPIQERAIPAVLKGRDLLGCAQTGTGKTAAFSIPLLQILSRERINERAPRTIRALILAPTRELALQTGENLRAYGKYLGIKHTVIFGGVSQDAQTRAMKAGVDILVATPGRLLDLMGQGYVRLDHIKLLVLDEADRMLDMGFAHDMKRILAKLPAAKQTLLFSATMPPEMKAMAGAILSNPVKIEVAPVSSTADTIDQSVYFVEKSGKKALLIELLRNQSVDSALVFTRTKHGADNVVRALEKARIKAQAIHGNKSQAARQTALNNFKAKRTRVLVATDIAARGIDVQELSHVINFDLPNIPETYVHRIGRTGRAGMGGTALSFCDDEEKTYLRDIQKLIAREIAVIREQPCLPGAGR, from the coding sequence TTGAAATTTGAAGAACTGAACATCATCACCCCGATCATGAAAGCCTTAAAGGCTGAAGGATATGAAGCGCCTACCCCGATCCAGGAACGGGCCATACCTGCCGTACTGAAGGGGAGGGACCTTCTGGGGTGCGCGCAAACCGGAACGGGAAAGACAGCGGCATTTTCAATCCCCTTGCTGCAGATACTCAGCAGGGAGAGAATCAACGAGAGGGCGCCCCGTACAATCAGGGCCCTGATTTTAGCCCCGACCCGGGAACTGGCGCTCCAGACCGGAGAGAATCTCCGGGCATATGGGAAATATCTGGGAATCAAGCATACGGTGATTTTCGGGGGGGTATCGCAGGATGCCCAGACAAGGGCGATGAAAGCGGGAGTGGATATTCTCGTTGCTACCCCGGGCAGATTGCTTGACCTGATGGGCCAGGGATACGTCAGACTGGATCACATCAAGCTTCTGGTGCTGGATGAGGCGGACCGCATGCTGGACATGGGATTTGCCCATGATATGAAAAGAATCCTGGCAAAGCTGCCCGCGGCAAAGCAGACCCTGCTGTTCTCCGCTACCATGCCTCCGGAAATGAAAGCCATGGCAGGGGCGATTTTGTCCAACCCTGTCAAGATCGAGGTGGCTCCGGTGTCATCCACCGCGGACACGATCGACCAGTCGGTTTATTTTGTGGAAAAAAGCGGCAAGAAAGCGCTGCTCATCGAACTGCTGAGAAATCAATCCGTTGATTCGGCTTTGGTGTTTACCCGGACAAAGCATGGAGCGGATAATGTCGTCAGGGCTCTGGAGAAAGCCAGGATAAAGGCTCAGGCCATCCATGGCAACAAATCACAGGCAGCCAGGCAGACTGCCTTGAACAATTTCAAGGCGAAGCGCACCAGGGTGCTTGTGGCGACCGATATTGCGGCCAGAGGGATCGATGTGCAGGAGCTGTCCCACGTCATCAATTTTGACCTGCCCAATATACCCGAAACCTATGTGCACCGCATCGGAAGGACCGGAAGAGCGGGGATGGGCGGAACGGCATTATCCTTTTGCGATGATGAGGAGAAGACCTATCTGAGGGATATCCAGAAGCTCATCGCAAGGGAAATCGCGGTGATCAGGGAGCAGCCTTGCTTACCGGGCGCTGGCAGGTAA
- a CDS encoding aldehyde dehydrogenase family protein, translated as MKGSGPDVTEEEIRTIFNRQRAFFSSGKTLDLDFRREALRKLKTALTAAEEEIISALGKDLRKPLLESYSMELGIAVQEIDFALKNLRKWARPQKVKSPLLLFPAKSAVLAEPYGLSLIISPWNYPFQLTFCPLVSAIAAGNCCIVKPSEYAGASEQVIKTVIARAFDSSYIAVVEGDAGTGAFLLEQDFDKIFFTGSPAVGRIVMEKAARNLASVTLELGGKSPCIVDREVNPELTARRILFGKLVNTGQTCIAPDYLIVHREIKESLYAALGKGLRDFFGENPQNSPDLGRIINKRHFDRLKGYLSQGRIILGGGSDEKELYLEPTVIEVADLEAPLMREEIFGPVLPVVPYTGLEEIEGIIARNPNPLALYLFTRNKETARTLTARIPFGGGCVNDTLFQAANQHLPFGGRGGSGSGSYHGRYGFEAFSHKKALVRNRFGFDLSLKYPPYQDRHKYLRKYLIR; from the coding sequence ATGAAAGGGAGTGGGCCGGACGTGACCGAAGAAGAGATCAGGACAATCTTCAACAGGCAAAGAGCGTTTTTTTCCAGCGGAAAAACGCTGGACCTTGATTTCCGGCGGGAAGCGTTAAGGAAACTCAAGACGGCTCTGACAGCGGCGGAAGAGGAGATAATCAGCGCTTTGGGCAAGGATCTCAGAAAGCCGCTGCTGGAGTCCTATAGCATGGAGCTGGGGATCGCCGTCCAGGAAATTGATTTTGCCCTGAAAAATCTCCGGAAATGGGCCAGGCCGCAAAAGGTCAAATCCCCGCTCCTGCTTTTTCCGGCCAAGAGCGCTGTCCTGGCCGAGCCTTACGGGCTGTCCCTGATCATCAGCCCCTGGAACTATCCGTTCCAGTTGACCTTTTGCCCGCTGGTCAGCGCCATCGCGGCCGGGAACTGCTGTATCGTCAAACCGTCCGAATATGCCGGGGCTTCGGAGCAGGTGATCAAAACTGTCATCGCCCGGGCCTTTGACAGCAGTTATATCGCGGTGGTTGAGGGGGATGCCGGGACCGGGGCTTTTTTGCTGGAGCAGGACTTTGACAAGATTTTCTTTACCGGAAGCCCCGCGGTAGGCCGGATCGTCATGGAAAAGGCCGCCCGGAATCTGGCTTCGGTAACCCTGGAGCTGGGCGGGAAAAGTCCCTGTATCGTTGACCGGGAGGTAAACCCTGAGCTCACGGCCAGACGGATTTTGTTCGGCAAGCTGGTCAATACGGGGCAGACCTGCATCGCTCCGGACTATCTGATTGTGCACCGGGAAATCAAGGAAAGTTTGTATGCCGCGCTGGGCAAGGGGCTGCGAGACTTTTTCGGGGAGAACCCGCAGAACAGCCCCGATCTGGGAAGAATCATCAACAAAAGGCATTTTGACAGGCTCAAAGGTTATCTGAGCCAGGGCAGGATCATCCTCGGCGGCGGTTCAGACGAGAAGGAGCTTTATCTGGAGCCCACGGTCATCGAGGTCGCCGATCTGGAGGCACCCCTGATGCGGGAAGAAATCTTCGGGCCGGTCCTGCCGGTCGTCCCATATACCGGTCTGGAAGAGATTGAAGGGATCATTGCCCGCAATCCCAATCCCCTGGCCTTATACTTGTTCACCCGAAATAAGGAGACAGCCCGGACTCTGACGGCCAGAATTCCATTTGGCGGCGGCTGTGTCAATGATACCCTGTTCCAGGCCGCCAACCAGCACCTGCCGTTCGGTGGCAGGGGAGGGAGCGGCAGCGGCAGTTATCACGGCAGGTACGGCTTTGAGGCTTTTTCCCATAAAAAAGCGCTGGTGCGCAACCGCTTTGGCTTTGACCTGTCCCTGAAATATCCGCCTTATCAGGACCGCCACAAATACCTCAGAAAATATTTGATCAGATAG
- a CDS encoding ferredoxin family protein, with protein sequence MKSLAIDDRLARNRFDSDDHNAHILVDREACRTCAHRACTYSCPAERYKWDTVSDKMSFDHVGCLECGNCRLVCERLNGSIPGYSWNYPVQGMGIIFREG encoded by the coding sequence GTGAAAAGCCTAGCGATAGATGACCGTCTGGCCAGGAACCGTTTCGACAGCGACGATCACAATGCCCATATTCTTGTGGACAGAGAAGCCTGCCGGACCTGCGCCCACCGGGCCTGCACCTACAGCTGTCCGGCTGAGCGGTATAAGTGGGACACGGTCAGCGATAAGATGAGCTTTGACCATGTCGGCTGTTTGGAATGCGGAAACTGCCGGCTGGTCTGTGAGCGGCTGAACGGGAGCATACCCGGCTATTCCTGGAATTATCCGGTTCAGGGAATGGGCATTATTTTTCGGGAAGGCTGA
- a CDS encoding class I adenylate-forming enzyme family protein has product MNLMSMFERQVLERPDKTALIFGEEHYTYARLNAGINRCASALRALGVTRQKRVAITARNSDLYLQALLGCLKLGAIPCVLNCRLSQKELGRVVRGEDMHLILFDANANPPAAPGSLSVSLDDAQDGPSLRSLMAEQAADFPLAEAAPGDIALELFTTGTTGLPKGVLHTHGGLLYYTLSLAYNAAWTASEIYQTASPLFHISGFSAVICLLTGGTLILKDHFDLHDFLRTASLYRATRLSLQPVLISRVLESGALNDYDLSAVRKIVYGGAPMPPAVIDEALKCFSCEFEQIYGTSEICSLTILPWKWHFPSPQDPQGQRRYSVGLPNAGMEVRIIRSDGTRCAPGKLGEIIVRTPAVMKGYSNNESATRSALRDGWYYTGDIGYLDHFGFLYVVDRKYDLIISGGENICPKEVESCIGGLTGRISQVAVLGMCDPVWNEVPVAFVVRAKGSDITAEEILRYCRANIAAYKVPKKIVFMEKLPYYPSGKVVKHELKKYLNGSSNQS; this is encoded by the coding sequence ATGAATTTGATGTCGATGTTTGAACGTCAGGTCCTGGAGCGGCCGGACAAGACCGCTTTGATCTTCGGGGAAGAGCACTACACCTATGCCCGGTTAAACGCCGGGATCAACCGCTGTGCCTCAGCCCTGCGGGCGCTCGGTGTCACCCGGCAAAAACGGGTCGCCATCACCGCCCGCAATTCCGATTTGTATTTGCAGGCCCTGCTGGGCTGTCTCAAGCTTGGGGCCATCCCCTGCGTCTTGAACTGCCGGCTTTCCCAGAAGGAGCTGGGCCGGGTGGTGCGGGGTGAGGATATGCATCTCATTCTCTTCGATGCCAACGCCAATCCGCCGGCCGCGCCCGGCAGTTTATCTGTTTCCCTGGACGACGCCCAGGACGGACCGTCCCTGCGCAGCCTGATGGCGGAACAGGCGGCGGATTTCCCCCTGGCGGAGGCCGCTCCCGGGGATATCGCCCTGGAGCTTTTTACCACAGGCACCACCGGACTGCCCAAAGGGGTTCTGCACACGCACGGCGGGCTGCTTTATTATACCCTGTCCCTGGCCTACAATGCCGCCTGGACTGCTTCGGAAATCTACCAGACCGCCTCTCCCCTTTTCCACATTTCCGGATTTTCCGCCGTGATCTGCCTGCTCACCGGCGGCACCCTGATCTTAAAAGACCACTTTGATCTGCATGATTTTTTACGCACGGCCTCCCTGTACCGGGCCACCCGCCTCAGTCTCCAGCCCGTGCTGATCAGCCGCGTCCTGGAGAGCGGGGCCTTAAACGATTACGACCTGTCCGCGGTCCGGAAAATCGTCTACGGCGGGGCGCCGATGCCGCCTGCCGTCATCGATGAAGCCCTGAAGTGCTTTTCCTGTGAATTTGAGCAAATCTACGGCACCTCGGAGATCTGTTCCCTGACGATCCTTCCCTGGAAATGGCACTTTCCCAGCCCCCAGGACCCTCAAGGGCAGAGACGCTACTCCGTCGGACTGCCCAATGCCGGCATGGAGGTCAGGATCATCCGAAGCGACGGCACCCGCTGCGCTCCGGGCAAGCTCGGCGAAATCATCGTCAGGACCCCGGCCGTCATGAAAGGCTACAGCAACAACGAAAGCGCCACGCGGAGCGCCCTGCGCGACGGCTGGTATTATACCGGAGACATTGGCTATCTCGATCACTTCGGTTTTCTCTATGTGGTGGACCGGAAATACGATCTCATCATCTCCGGCGGAGAAAATATTTGCCCCAAGGAGGTGGAGAGCTGCATCGGCGGCCTGACGGGCCGGATTTCCCAGGTGGCTGTGCTCGGCATGTGCGACCCGGTATGGAACGAGGTCCCGGTCGCCTTTGTGGTGCGGGCAAAAGGCTCCGACATTACCGCAGAGGAGATCCTCCGCTACTGCCGCGCCAACATTGCCGCGTATAAGGTTCCCAAGAAAATCGTTTTCATGGAAAAGCTTCCGTATTATCCGAGCGGGAAAGTCGTGAAGCATGAATTGAAGAAGTATCTGAACGGCTCATCAAACCAATCCTAA
- a CDS encoding electron transfer flavoprotein subunit alpha/FixB family protein, which yields MSNTEYKNIWVLIEAAQGKVRNVSLELIGRGKTLAAAGNEKLVAVVIGEETDSTGQTAAAYGADEVIFVTGDEYRAYTPDAYTHALVKLAEKYQPAVILIGATLNGKDLAARTAARLQTGSVADCLAVEAGESGEIIWTREILGGKALQQAVISTRPQIGTVRPGVYPKGQPDDTRSAAVIREDIRIAAAEIRTRLVDFIKTAGSAGPKLEEAGIVVSGGAGLQKPENFSLIKELAEALGAAVGASRAAVDAGWAPPTQQVGQSGKIIGPDLYIACGISGAAQHLAGIHSAKVIVAINKDPEAPIFEVADYGVVGDLFEVLPALTEEIRKIKTT from the coding sequence ATGAGCAATACAGAATATAAAAATATCTGGGTTCTGATCGAAGCGGCCCAGGGAAAAGTCAGAAATGTCAGCCTGGAGCTGATCGGCCGGGGGAAAACGCTGGCTGCGGCCGGCAATGAAAAGCTCGTGGCGGTGGTGATCGGTGAAGAGACAGACAGCACAGGCCAAACGGCCGCCGCTTATGGCGCCGATGAAGTGATATTCGTCACCGGTGACGAATATCGGGCCTACACCCCGGACGCCTATACCCATGCTCTCGTGAAGCTGGCGGAAAAATATCAGCCCGCGGTGATCCTGATCGGGGCGACCCTGAACGGCAAAGACCTGGCGGCAAGAACCGCCGCCAGACTGCAAACAGGCTCAGTCGCCGACTGTCTGGCGGTGGAAGCCGGGGAAAGCGGCGAGATCATCTGGACAAGGGAAATCCTGGGCGGCAAAGCCCTGCAGCAGGCCGTTATCTCCACAAGGCCGCAAATCGGGACGGTCAGGCCCGGCGTCTATCCGAAAGGCCAGCCGGACGACACCCGCTCCGCCGCGGTCATCAGGGAAGATATCCGGATAGCGGCGGCGGAAATCCGCACCAGGCTGGTTGATTTCATCAAAACAGCGGGGAGCGCCGGCCCTAAACTGGAAGAAGCCGGGATCGTCGTTTCAGGAGGAGCCGGACTGCAAAAGCCGGAGAATTTCTCCCTGATCAAAGAATTGGCAGAGGCCTTGGGTGCTGCCGTAGGCGCGTCCAGAGCGGCTGTGGATGCCGGCTGGGCTCCCCCGACCCAACAGGTCGGTCAATCCGGCAAAATCATCGGCCCTGATCTCTATATCGCCTGCGGGATTTCCGGAGCGGCCCAGCACTTGGCGGGGATACACTCGGCCAAGGTGATTGTGGCGATCAATAAAGACCCCGAGGCCCCGATATTCGAGGTTGCCGATTATGGCGTGGTCGGAGATTTATTTGAAGTGCTTCCGGCGCTGACGGAAGAAATCCGGAAAATCAAAACAACCTAA
- a CDS encoding TetR/AcrR family transcriptional regulator has translation MATRKEQAYATKTRIVRATLQLLTRIRYQDLKVADICRASGVSVGTFYHYFPTKDAVLLEGGLPFDRWLEKQLNSKKIFKNVSDKLEYFSEMYFFNMFSVGLNGVAATFVYQLNDERGDFHSQNRYLYTKLSEILEEGFSSGEFQSDYTPKEIKQAIISMYRGVTFDWCIENGSFDIISVGKLTTKMLLDGMLKNRASSL, from the coding sequence ATGGCGACGAGAAAGGAACAGGCCTACGCCACCAAAACGCGCATTGTGAGGGCCACCCTGCAATTGCTGACGCGTATCCGGTATCAGGATCTGAAGGTAGCCGATATTTGCCGGGCTTCGGGTGTTTCCGTAGGGACGTTTTATCATTATTTCCCCACCAAGGACGCGGTATTGCTGGAAGGGGGGCTGCCGTTTGACCGGTGGCTGGAAAAACAGCTGAACTCCAAGAAAATTTTCAAAAATGTCAGTGATAAGCTGGAGTACTTTTCGGAAATGTACTTTTTCAATATGTTCAGCGTCGGCCTGAACGGTGTGGCGGCGACCTTCGTCTACCAGCTCAATGACGAGCGGGGAGATTTTCACAGTCAAAACCGCTATTTGTACACCAAATTATCCGAGATTTTGGAAGAGGGCTTTTCTTCCGGGGAATTCCAGAGCGATTATACGCCCAAGGAAATCAAACAGGCCATCATCAGCATGTACCGCGGCGTGACCTTCGACTGGTGCATAGAAAACGGCAGCTTCGACATCATCAGTGTCGGCAAACTGACAACCAAAATGCTGCTGGACGGTATGCTGAAAAACCGCGCGTCTTCCCTTTGA
- a CDS encoding electron transfer flavoprotein subunit beta/FixA family protein, which translates to MEILVCVKQVPDTAELKADPSGTSLNKDGVPNIVNPFDKNALEAAVQLKEAHGGRVTVLSLGPDQAKAALKECVSVGADEAVLVNDPAFAGSDAYATAHILAAAAGALGAFDLVICGKQTLDGSGGQVGPELAEQLGIPHVTSVSKIEAAGETLRVHRETDEGDEVLETGFPALVTVGKSINEPRFPSIKSKMAANKAVIRVLTGADLPGLDQTKVGAAGSPVKILKEYLPAKRQAGLKIKEATNQDSALKLVDHLVQAKLI; encoded by the coding sequence ATGGAAATCCTTGTTTGTGTAAAACAGGTGCCGGATACGGCCGAGCTGAAGGCCGATCCAAGCGGCACCAGTCTGAATAAAGACGGTGTGCCAAACATTGTGAACCCTTTCGATAAAAACGCGCTGGAAGCGGCTGTCCAGCTGAAGGAAGCGCACGGCGGACGGGTCACGGTCCTCAGTCTGGGACCGGACCAGGCCAAAGCGGCCTTGAAGGAGTGTGTTTCGGTCGGGGCTGATGAAGCGGTGCTGGTCAATGATCCGGCCTTTGCGGGATCGGATGCCTATGCGACCGCTCATATCCTGGCCGCGGCGGCCGGAGCACTGGGCGCCTTTGACCTGGTGATTTGCGGGAAACAGACCCTGGACGGCAGCGGGGGCCAAGTCGGTCCTGAATTGGCCGAACAGCTGGGGATTCCCCACGTCACATCCGTATCCAAAATCGAGGCGGCCGGGGAGACGCTCCGTGTTCACCGGGAAACCGATGAAGGGGACGAAGTTCTTGAAACCGGATTTCCCGCGCTGGTCACGGTTGGAAAATCCATCAATGAGCCTCGTTTTCCGTCCATTAAGAGTAAAATGGCGGCCAATAAAGCGGTTATCCGGGTTTTGACCGGGGCCGATCTGCCCGGGCTGGATCAGACCAAGGTCGGGGCGGCAGGCTCTCCGGTCAAGATCCTCAAAGAATACCTGCCGGCCAAGAGACAGGCCGGTCTGAAAATTAAAGAGGCGACCAATCAAGACTCGGCACTGAAGCTGGTTGACCATTTAGTGCAGGCAAAGCTTATTTAG
- a CDS encoding FAD-dependent oxidoreductase, protein MTLAEEKFQVIIIGAGMAGAAAAYRLAKAGREVLVVDRGSEPGAKNMTGGRLYTYALEELMPGEWLSAPLEREVTREILMLMTPQDSVAVDTMLGGASRQSYSVLRARFDPWLAAKAEEAGAMLIPGSTVDGLILRDGKVAGIKTGGEELEADLVISAEGVNALVAERAGLIRPVRAQDVAVAAKHVIKLSEEIINERFNTAPGQGAAIMCAGECTRGISGGAFLYTNKDSISLGLVVDSKGWKEAKMPLAEVAENLKQHPALARYIEGGELVEYSAHLVPEGGYPSLPQLYGDGFLLAGDAAGLVVNRGFTVRGMDYAILSGIAAAETANEAIEAGDYSRRTLQSYEARLQKLVLKDLETLKNSHDYLAHTRHLFTTYPALAAGLMKNLYQVDGQPAKKVTGLLKESIRGKLPYFDVFKDILKGGRSL, encoded by the coding sequence ATGACATTGGCAGAAGAAAAATTTCAGGTCATTATTATCGGAGCCGGAATGGCAGGAGCAGCGGCAGCTTACCGCCTGGCCAAAGCGGGGCGGGAGGTTCTGGTCGTCGACCGGGGAAGTGAACCGGGAGCCAAAAATATGACCGGCGGGCGGCTCTATACGTACGCTTTGGAGGAGTTAATGCCCGGAGAGTGGCTGAGCGCTCCTTTGGAACGGGAAGTGACACGGGAGATCCTGATGCTGATGACGCCCCAGGACAGTGTGGCGGTGGATACGATGCTGGGCGGCGCGAGCCGCCAGTCCTACTCCGTTTTAAGAGCCCGTTTCGACCCCTGGCTGGCGGCCAAAGCGGAAGAGGCCGGGGCGATGCTGATTCCCGGCAGCACGGTGGACGGGCTGATCCTGCGGGACGGAAAGGTCGCCGGCATTAAAACCGGGGGGGAAGAACTGGAGGCGGATCTGGTGATCAGCGCCGAAGGGGTCAATGCCCTGGTCGCCGAACGGGCCGGGCTGATCCGGCCGGTGCGCGCTCAGGATGTAGCCGTGGCTGCCAAGCATGTGATCAAACTTTCAGAGGAAATCATCAACGAACGTTTTAATACAGCCCCGGGCCAGGGCGCGGCAATCATGTGCGCCGGAGAATGTACCCGGGGGATCAGCGGCGGGGCCTTCCTTTACACCAATAAAGACAGCATCTCCCTGGGGCTGGTGGTCGATTCCAAGGGCTGGAAAGAGGCCAAAATGCCCCTGGCGGAAGTCGCGGAAAATCTGAAGCAGCACCCCGCGCTGGCCAGATATATCGAAGGGGGCGAGCTGGTGGAATACTCGGCTCACCTGGTGCCGGAGGGCGGTTATCCGTCCCTGCCCCAGCTCTATGGGGACGGGTTCCTCCTGGCCGGGGACGCCGCGGGCCTGGTGGTGAACAGAGGGTTTACGGTGCGCGGGATGGATTATGCCATTTTGTCCGGGATCGCGGCGGCCGAAACCGCCAATGAAGCGATCGAAGCGGGAGATTACAGCCGCCGCACCCTGCAAAGCTATGAAGCAAGGCTGCAAAAACTCGTGCTCAAGGATTTGGAAACCTTAAAGAACAGTCATGATTACCTCGCCCATACCCGGCATTTATTTACCACCTATCCGGCCCTGGCCGCCGGGCTGATGAAGAATCTTTATCAAGTGGACGGCCAGCCGGCGAAAAAGGTCACCGGCCTGCTCAAGGAAAGCATCCGGGGCAAACTGCCTTATTTTGATGTCTTCAAAGATATCCTCAAAGGGGGTCGATCGTTGTGA
- a CDS encoding acyl-CoA dehydrogenase family protein — protein MLELKRYLLNEDQQGIKDLINDFAVKEIMPAAEKADITGEFPLETVKKAANLGFTLLTLPEEYGGLACNYSTIAVAKEELGHADVGFAATLSGAMLGTMPVKLAGGEYHWKKVADVLTGGGLTAFALTEPSAGSDAGACRTTAVRSGDDYILNGRKCFCTNAAYADIFTVIASTDRSQGAKGLTAFLVDAGTPGLTIGKEENKMGARSSNTCDVVFEDVKVPAKNRIGEEGKGFIIAMKALGIGRASAGATAIGNARFALEYALDYATKRVTFGKPIAEQQGIQHLLADMYMRLEAARSLTAYACQLVDNGIVDAAVNSSAKAFGSDTGMSVTTDAVQILGGYGYSKEYPLEKRMRDAKIMQIWEGTNQIQRNLIAGNLIARAK, from the coding sequence ATGCTTGAACTAAAACGATATCTGCTCAATGAAGACCAGCAGGGAATCAAAGATCTGATCAATGATTTTGCCGTTAAAGAAATTATGCCCGCCGCCGAAAAGGCGGATATTACCGGGGAATTTCCCCTGGAAACCGTCAAAAAAGCAGCCAATCTCGGCTTTACTCTCCTCACCCTTCCCGAGGAATACGGCGGACTGGCCTGCAATTATTCCACCATTGCCGTAGCCAAGGAAGAGCTGGGACACGCCGACGTGGGCTTTGCCGCAACCTTAAGCGGGGCCATGCTGGGCACAATGCCCGTCAAGCTGGCCGGCGGCGAATATCACTGGAAAAAGGTGGCCGATGTCCTCACCGGCGGCGGCCTTACGGCCTTCGCCCTGACTGAACCGTCCGCGGGTTCCGATGCCGGAGCCTGCCGGACGACAGCGGTGAGATCAGGCGACGACTATATCCTGAACGGGCGCAAATGCTTTTGCACCAATGCCGCTTACGCCGATATTTTCACGGTGATCGCCTCAACCGACCGCAGCCAGGGGGCCAAGGGCCTGACCGCGTTTCTGGTCGATGCGGGCACACCGGGACTAACCATCGGCAAGGAAGAAAACAAAATGGGGGCGCGTTCCAGCAACACCTGTGATGTGGTGTTTGAGGATGTCAAAGTGCCGGCTAAAAATCGAATCGGCGAAGAAGGCAAGGGCTTTATCATCGCCATGAAAGCGCTCGGGATCGGACGGGCCTCAGCGGGGGCCACAGCAATCGGCAACGCCCGCTTCGCCCTGGAATACGCTCTGGATTACGCCACCAAACGCGTAACCTTCGGGAAACCGATCGCAGAGCAGCAAGGAATTCAGCACTTGCTGGCAGACATGTATATGCGCCTGGAAGCGGCCAGATCGCTCACCGCTTACGCCTGCCAGCTTGTGGACAACGGGATCGTGGACGCCGCCGTCAATTCCAGCGCCAAGGCCTTTGGCAGTGATACCGGAATGTCCGTCACGACGGACGCGGTGCAAATTCTCGGCGGTTATGGCTACAGCAAAGAGTACCCGCTGGAAAAACGGATGCGGGACGCCAAGATCATGCAAATTTGGGAAGGGACCAATCAGATTCAGCGCAACCTGATTGCCGGAAATCTGATTGCGCGGGCCAAATAG
- a CDS encoding SLC13 family permease, translated as MSMNKKKGMILIIAIAIAAIFFMISPFKGLEAPAMRYMGIFIGMIIILIANALPDAVTIILALTALTVFRVDTQAAIWSSFGGTVVWLMIPAFAIGTAVAKTGLLSRMALWILKAFPSKYGGQILAQMISGIIMSPLIPSQNAKATIVTPYALSMCRELGYKKSSKPAVGIFLAMYTTAVTLGVCFLSGSINSFVIQGFLTDAQKAQFGWGNWFLGALPSLVVILVLLYLYLSRAYQPGKDEISFSDSQEYARKRLAEIGPLSKDEKVAIVVLAFTLIGWMTTKIHGLDASMVAMLAMIAFFVLGQFTMTDFQSKIPWSAVVFVGGINAVAGILSAVGLNKWIALNLQPLTNLFTTNVILVIIAVCVLAFLMRMAILSFVVVTAVVATIFTPICVAMGISPWIPLYAQIIIAMNWSLSFTNSQMITALAAGGGSDLLEYRDTQKASYVYSAIAFAGILVSIPFWKMMGLW; from the coding sequence ATGAGTATGAACAAGAAAAAAGGAATGATCCTGATCATCGCCATTGCGATTGCGGCAATCTTTTTCATGATTTCTCCGTTTAAAGGTCTGGAAGCTCCGGCGATGCGCTACATGGGAATCTTTATTGGAATGATTATTATTCTTATTGCCAACGCTCTGCCCGACGCGGTGACCATTATTCTGGCCCTGACCGCGCTTACGGTCTTCCGGGTCGATACCCAGGCCGCGATTTGGAGTTCTTTCGGCGGAACGGTGGTCTGGCTGATGATTCCCGCTTTCGCGATCGGGACGGCGGTAGCCAAAACAGGACTGCTTTCCCGGATGGCCCTTTGGATTTTAAAGGCGTTTCCTTCCAAATACGGCGGACAGATTCTGGCCCAGATGATCTCGGGCATCATCATGTCCCCCCTGATTCCCAGCCAGAACGCCAAGGCCACCATTGTCACGCCTTATGCATTGTCGATGTGCCGGGAATTGGGGTACAAGAAAAGCTCCAAACCGGCGGTGGGCATTTTCCTGGCCATGTATACCACGGCGGTCACCCTGGGTGTCTGCTTCCTCAGCGGCTCGATCAATTCTTTTGTCATCCAGGGCTTTTTAACGGATGCCCAGAAGGCGCAGTTCGGCTGGGGCAACTGGTTCCTGGGCGCGCTGCCGAGCCTTGTCGTGATCCTCGTTTTGTTGTACCTCTATCTGTCCAGGGCCTATCAGCCCGGTAAGGACGAAATCAGCTTCAGTGATTCTCAGGAGTATGCCAGAAAACGTTTGGCGGAGATCGGCCCTTTAAGTAAAGACGAAAAAGTTGCCATCGTTGTCCTGGCCTTCACCCTGATCGGTTGGATGACCACGAAAATACACGGCCTGGACGCCTCCATGGTGGCGATGCTGGCCATGATCGCCTTTTTTGTACTCGGCCAGTTTACGATGACCGATTTCCAGAGCAAAATTCCCTGGAGCGCGGTGGTCTTTGTCGGCGGCATCAACGCGGTGGCCGGCATCCTGAGCGCCGTGGGCCTGAATAAGTGGATTGCCCTCAACCTCCAGCCGCTGACCAACCTGTTTACGACGAATGTGATTCTGGTGATCATCGCGGTCTGTGTGCTGGCCTTCCTGATGCGCATGGCGATCCTTTCCTTTGTGGTCGTCACAGCGGTGGTGGCTACGATCTTTACGCCGATTTGCGTGGCGATGGGCATCAGCCCCTGGATTCCGCTCTATGCCCAGATCATCATTGCCATGAACTGGAGTCTGAGCTTCACCAACTCCCAGATGATCACGGCCCTGGCCGCGGGCGGCGGCTCCGACCTGTTGGAATACCGCGATACCCAGAAGGCCTCTTATGTCTATTCGGCGATCGCCTTCGCCGGGATTCTGGTCAGCATTCCGTTCTGGAAGATGATGGGATTATGGTAA